The following coding sequences lie in one Cyanobacterium sp. Dongsha4 genomic window:
- a CDS encoding alpha/beta hydrolase produces the protein MKLFTKIKQYQQKVFLISILISLFTCLFSKSAESAEKINFVYGSLSFSVAVESLETFAKTGELNEDLEPYASQLDQKTLFEVRLFLNKSFQFPQASLYRISRTSLAQDLIKQLGKVISSHSQRNGFYAIRGAILTTAGNQESWNLIDVLKTFPTQEVYVNLELLAQLKDEIFAYQSYGDAVTKAIDNVAEKNSHNASMSQLENLPDLAKKGQYNVIKKTVILERNQVRMTKEGFVSQYNFPVDFYLPDDATQTFPLVLISHGFGSVRENFTSLAQHLASYGFIVAIPQHIGSDLQYRQELLKGTLSSALSPMEYLARPADLSYIIDYLESFQGDNSLWQKRANLSQIGVIGDSLGGTTALQIAGAPLNINRLQTECSSDRVIINIALILQCQASYLPPAQYQVADSRVKAVIATHPLVSSIFASEGLGKIKIPTMITAGSQDIITPFVIEQIHPFLWLKNIPKYLIFFQPGTHFSSTQPSPEFTLDSLPEFLLGKNRDISSEYFRGIVIAFLEVYLKNNQDYLVYLSSDYGKFRENNSLQVKQINQLSVNNLKDAYGGDLPFAIETPLAITPSWENQNLSILEEIKKTGVLKIAYPQNNEPLGYINQDGEWSGFCSFLGHNLADYLESNFDFDFEIKLVFIPSDSENLFNLITTNQVHLECGQIISNNIDKIVFSIPFMVTGNQFLLPQKDAQNFNLSKLNSLHIGSIYNIANETFLDENYPQASKVYYRSFENVLTDLENNKIDVFFGNSLLLNSKINEISNQNEYEINPKFILNCDYYGLSLPSFDSQWVDVTNGFLTNNTLSQSYFNQEANSLLLEQLNYCLNFQKDP, from the coding sequence ATGAAATTATTTACAAAAATTAAACAATATCAGCAAAAAGTTTTCCTGATTAGTATTTTAATTAGTTTATTTACTTGTCTATTTTCAAAATCTGCTGAAAGTGCAGAAAAAATTAATTTTGTTTATGGTTCACTATCTTTTTCTGTAGCTGTAGAATCCTTAGAAACTTTTGCTAAAACAGGAGAATTAAACGAAGATTTAGAGCCTTATGCTTCTCAATTAGATCAAAAAACTCTCTTTGAGGTTAGACTATTTTTAAATAAGTCTTTTCAATTTCCTCAAGCAAGTTTATATAGAATAAGTCGTACCTCCTTAGCCCAAGACTTAATCAAACAATTAGGAAAAGTAATTTCTTCTCATAGCCAAAGAAACGGTTTTTACGCCATAAGAGGTGCAATTTTAACTACAGCAGGAAATCAAGAATCTTGGAATTTAATTGATGTTTTAAAGACCTTTCCCACTCAGGAAGTTTACGTTAATTTAGAGTTATTAGCACAATTAAAAGATGAAATATTTGCTTATCAAAGTTACGGTGATGCGGTAACTAAAGCCATTGATAATGTGGCAGAAAAAAATAGTCACAATGCCTCCATGTCTCAACTGGAGAATTTACCTGATTTAGCAAAAAAAGGTCAATATAATGTCATTAAAAAAACTGTTATTCTTGAAAGAAATCAAGTAAGAATGACAAAAGAAGGCTTTGTTTCTCAATATAATTTCCCTGTGGATTTTTATTTACCTGATGACGCTACCCAGACTTTTCCTCTAGTTTTAATATCTCATGGTTTTGGTTCTGTCAGAGAAAATTTTACCTCTCTTGCTCAACATTTAGCTTCCTATGGTTTTATTGTTGCTATACCTCAACATATTGGTAGTGATTTACAATATCGTCAAGAATTATTAAAAGGGACATTAAGTAGCGCATTAAGTCCGATGGAATATTTAGCTCGTCCTGCTGACTTAAGTTATATTATTGATTACTTAGAATCTTTTCAGGGAGATAATAGTTTATGGCAAAAAAGGGCTAATCTTTCCCAGATAGGAGTTATAGGAGATTCACTAGGAGGAACAACCGCACTACAAATTGCTGGTGCTCCGTTGAATATAAATCGTTTACAAACAGAATGTAGTTCAGACAGAGTAATTATAAACATCGCCCTTATTCTCCAGTGTCAAGCGAGTTATTTACCTCCTGCCCAATATCAAGTCGCTGATTCTCGTGTTAAAGCAGTAATTGCGACTCATCCTCTGGTAAGTAGTATTTTTGCTTCAGAAGGGTTGGGTAAAATCAAAATTCCAACGATGATTACTGCCGGAAGTCAAGATATAATTACTCCTTTTGTAATTGAGCAAATACACCCTTTTTTATGGTTAAAAAATATACCTAAATATTTAATTTTTTTCCAACCCGGTACTCATTTTAGTTCAACACAGCCCTCTCCCGAATTTACTTTAGATAGTTTACCAGAGTTTTTATTAGGAAAAAATAGAGATATAAGCAGTGAATATTTTCGAGGTATCGTTATTGCTTTTTTAGAAGTTTATTTAAAAAATAATCAGGATTATTTAGTTTATTTAAGTTCAGATTATGGCAAATTTAGAGAAAATAATTCTTTACAGGTAAAACAAATTAATCAATTAAGTGTCAATAATTTGAAAGATGCTTATGGAGGAGATTTACCTTTTGCCATAGAAACACCTTTAGCCATTACTCCTAGTTGGGAAAATCAAAATTTATCAATTCTTGAAGAGATAAAAAAAACAGGAGTTTTAAAAATTGCTTATCCTCAAAATAATGAGCCTTTGGGATATATAAATCAAGATGGTGAATGGAGTGGTTTTTGTTCTTTTTTAGGACATAATTTAGCTGATTATTTAGAATCAAATTTTGATTTTGACTTTGAAATAAAATTGGTGTTTATTCCTTCTGATTCAGAGAATCTCTTTAATTTAATTACTACGAATCAAGTTCATCTTGAATGTGGTCAAATAATTTCTAATAATATAGATAAAATAGTATTTTCTATTCCTTTTATGGTAACAGGAAATCAATTTTTATTACCCCAGAAGGATGCTCAAAATTTTAATCTTAGCAAGTTAAATAGTTTACATATTGGCAGTATATATAATATAGCTAATGAAACGTTTTTGGATGAAAACTATCCTCAAGCATCAAAGGTTTACTACCGCAGTTTTGAAAATGTATTAACTGATTTGGAAAATAATAAAATTGATGTTTTTTTTGGAAATAGCTTACTATTAAATAGTAAAATTAATGAGATCAGTAATCAAAATGAATATGAAATAAATCCCAAATTTATCCTAAATTGTGATTATTATGGTTTATCATTACCTAGTTTTGATTCTCAATGGGTTGATGTTACTAATGGCTTTTTAACAAACAATACTTTATCTCAAAGTTATTTCAATCAAGAAGCTAATAGTCTTTTATTAGAGCAGTTAAATTACTGTTTAAATTTTCAAAAAGACCCTTGA